One part of the Coffea eugenioides isolate CCC68of chromosome 10, Ceug_1.0, whole genome shotgun sequence genome encodes these proteins:
- the LOC113750418 gene encoding protein NRT1/ PTR FAMILY 5.10-like, whose protein sequence is MASTDPIGLAIIPADIPSSDEEVSACHHDTIDGVVDYQGLPAKRSQSGKWKSAYFIIGVGVAERFAYFGVGSNLITYLTGHLRQSTAVAAANVNLWTGAGAMLPLVGAFVADSFLGRYRTIVVASVIYILALGLLTISAMLNCQSNISMQSCSPSQLQVILFFFSLYLIALSQGAHKPCIVAFGADQFDGQDSEESRSKSSFFNWWYFGLCAGPLSALLVLNYIQDNLSWALGFGIPCSSLAVALLVFLLGTKTYRYKVKDEEKFSVSNIGNLFAKGAKYRQSVPSSKSSEGVHATVNEARSKQYEFLNEALLEKDDLEKYKDVSEVCEFEELKSLKDLFPIWATSLAYAVVFAQTSTLFTEQGVTMDKSIGSGFVLPAASLQYLTGISIILFVPIYDRIFVPLARTITGRPSGITKLQRIGIGMVLCTDSMIIAALVERKRLQIAQWNGLAGLPHATVPMSFWWLVPQYILFGIADVFTVVGLQELFYDQMPSELKTIGLSFFLSIFRIGSFLSSFLISSIERFTSTGSRVGGWFSSNLNLAHLDYFYWLLAGFSMVEFLAFLYHANSYAYNGQGRSTA, encoded by the exons ATGGCCAGTACTGATCCTATTGGATTAGCCATCATTCCTGCAGATATTCCCAGTTCTGATGAAGAAGTTTCAGCTTGTCATCATGATACGATTGATGGTGTTGTAGATTATCAAGGTCTCCCAGCAAAAAGATCCCAATCAGGAAAATGGAAATCTGCTTATTTCATTATAG GTGTTGGAGTAGCAGAGAGGTTTGCATACTTTGGAGTAGGTTCCAATCTTATAACTTACCTTACGGGTCATCTTAGGCAGTCAACAGCCGTTGCAGCTGCCAATGTTAACTTGTGGACAGGCGCCGGAGCAATGCTGCCGCTTGTGGGGGCATTTGTGGCCGATTCATTTCTAGGCCGGTATCGGACCATCGTGGTTGCATCTGTGATTTACATCCTG GCACTTGGCCTATTAACCATATCTGCTATGCTCAACTGCCAAAGCAACATCAGCATGCAATCATGTTCCCCTAGCCAATTACAAGttattctcttcttcttttctctatATTTAATAGCACTTAGCCAGGGGGCGCACAAGCCATGCATTGTCGCATTTGGAGCGGACCAGTTTGATGGACAAGATTCAGAAGAGAGCAGAAGCAAAAGTTCATTCTTCAATTGGTGGTATTTTGGTTTATGTGCAGGTCCTTTGAGTGCACTATTGGTCTTAAACTACATTCAAGATAACCTTAGTTGGGCTCTCGGCTTTGGGATCCCATGCAGCTCTCTTGCAGTGGCCCTACTCGTATTCTTACTTGGCACTAAGACTTATAGGTATAAAGTGAAAGATGAAGAGAAGTTTTCCGTTTCAAATATTGGCAATTTGTTTGCTAAAGGAGCTAAGTATCGGCAGTCTGTCCCTTCATCAAAGTCTAGTGAAGGAGTACATGCAACAGTCAATGAAGCAAGATCCAAGCAATATGA ATTTCTCAATGAAGCTTTGCTGGAAAAAGATGATCTTGAGAAGTACAAGGATGTGTCCGAAGTCTGTGAATTTGAAGAATTAAAGTCACTTAAAGATTTGTTTCCTATATGGGCTACATCCTTGGCATATGCTGTTGTGTTTGCACAAACTTCCACTTTGTTCACAGAACAAGGAGTTACAATGGATAAATCAATAGGTTCAGGATTTGTGTTACCGGCTGCTTCACTTCAGTATTTAACAGGCATTTCCATTATCCTTTTTGTCCCTATTTATGACCGCATTTTTGTCCCTCTTGCAAGAACTATCACCGGAAGGCCATCAGGGATAACGAAGCTGCAGAGAATTGGAATAGGAATGGTTCTATGTACTGATTCAATGATCATTGCTGCTCTTGTTGAAAGAAAGAGACTTCAAATTGCTCAATGGAATGGTTTAGCTGGTCTGCCACATGCAACGGTTCCTATGAGTTTTTGGTGGTTGGTGCCTCAGTATATATTGTTCGGAATTGCTGATGTTTTCACTGTGGTTGGTTTGCAGGAGCTTTTCTATGATCAAATGCCAAGTGAATTGAAAACTATAGGCCTCTCTTTTTTTCTGAGTATCTTTCGAATTGGGAGCTTTCTAAGCAGTTTTCTTATCTCCAGCATTGAGAGATTCACAAGCACCGGCAGCAGAGTCGGAGGTTGGTTTTCCAGTAACTTGAATCTAGCACATCTTGATTACTTTTACTGGTTACTTGCTGGATTTAGTATGGTGGAGTTCTTAGCCTTCTTGTATCATGCAAATTCTTATGCCTATAATGGTCAAGGTCGTTCCACTGCCTGA